In the Candidatus Binatia bacterium genome, GAACGCGTCGTTGATGAAGATGCCGCCTACGGGAAACGGGCGGCGCGAAAGCTACGCTCACATCCCGATGCCGCGGATGACCAATACGTTCATGCTGGCCGGCGACAGCGCCCCCGACGATATTCTCCGCTCGGTAAAAAAGGGTCTTTACGCCGTTTCTTTCGGCGGCGGCCAGGTGGATATCACCAGCGGCAAGTTCGTGTTTTCCGCGAGCGAGGCCTACCTGATCGAGGACGGCAAGGCCACGCGGCCGGTCAAGGGCGCGACCTTGATCGGCAACGGGCCGGACGTGCTGACGCGCGTCTCGATGGTGGGAAACGATCTCAAGCTCGACGAAGGCGTCGGCACTTGCGGCAAAGACGGCCAATCCGTTCCCGTCGGCGTGGGCTTGCCGACGATCCGCATCGACGGTTTGACCGTCGGTGGCACGAGCGCATGATAAATGAATGTAGGGGCGCGATTCATCTCGCCCGTCAAATATGGAACGCCTGGAATTAAATCAAGAGCTGGCGAGCGATATCCTCGCGCAGGCGAAGAAAAAAGGCGCGACCGCGGGCGACGTCGTCATGGCCGAGAGCGAAAGCTCGTTCGTTGCCGTGCGGCTGCGGGAAATCGAAAAAATAAGCCAGGCGCAGGAGAAGCGGCTCGGACTGAGACTTTTTTTCGGCGCCAGCTCCGCTACTGCGTCGACTTCTGACATATCGAAAGGCGCGATCGAGCGGCTGGTGGACGAAACGTGCGCGCTGGCGCGCGCGACGGCCAAGGACGAGTACAGCGGCCTTCCGGCCCCGGAGGATCTTGCCCGAGAATTTCCCGATTTGGATCTCGTCGACGATCGCGGCCGCTCGCTATCGGTCGAGGAAAAGAGTCAAATCGCGCTCGACGCCGAGAATGCGGCGCTCGAAGCCGACAAACGCATCACCAACTCCGAAGGCGCCGAGTTCTCGTCGGGAATCAGCCGGGTGATCTATGGCAACAGCCACGGGTTTTGCGGCGAATACCGGGGCTCGACGTACGGCATTTCGGTGGCGCCGGTCGCGAGCTCGAACGGTTCGATGCAGCGGGATTACTGGTACTCTTCGCAGCGAAAGTTCTCCCGGCTCGAGTCGCCCGAATCGGTCGGCCGGCGCGCGGCGGAGCGTGCGCTGAGAAGATTGGGCGCGCGCAAGGTCAAAACCTGCGAGCGTCCGGTGGTCTTCGATCCGGAGATCGCCGCGACGCTCTTGCGCCAGCTCTCGTCTGCTATTTCCGGCTACTCGCTCTACAAGGGCGCTTCGTTCTTGGTCGGAAAGCTGGGCGAGAAGATCGCCTCGGATTTAGTCACGGTCGTCGACGACGGCACGATTCCCGGCGCGCTCGGATCGAGGCCTTTCGACGGCGAAGGACTGGCGACCAGAAAGAAGACGGTCGTGGAGCGGGGAGTTCTGAAGAGTTATTTATTGGATACCTATAGCGGAAAGAAGTTGGAACTGCCCTCTACTGCCAACGCGGCTCGTTCCGTCGGCGACGTACCGGGCGTGAGGCCGAT is a window encoding:
- a CDS encoding TldD/PmbA family protein gives rise to the protein MERLELNQELASDILAQAKKKGATAGDVVMAESESSFVAVRLREIEKISQAQEKRLGLRLFFGASSATASTSDISKGAIERLVDETCALARATAKDEYSGLPAPEDLAREFPDLDLVDDRGRSLSVEEKSQIALDAENAALEADKRITNSEGAEFSSGISRVIYGNSHGFCGEYRGSTYGISVAPVASSNGSMQRDYWYSSQRKFSRLESPESVGRRAAERALRRLGARKVKTCERPVVFDPEIAATLLRQLSSAISGYSLYKGASFLVGKLGEKIASDLVTVVDDGTIPGALGSRPFDGEGLATRKKTVVERGVLKSYLLDTYSGKKLELPSTANAARSVGDVPGVRPMNFFLLPGAHAPVEIIASVDDGFYVTELIGFGVNLVTGDYSRGAAGLWIEKGKLAYPVEEVTIAGNLKDMLRNIEMVGNDLELRGRIAAP